One Stigmatopora nigra isolate UIUO_SnigA chromosome 1, RoL_Snig_1.1, whole genome shotgun sequence DNA segment encodes these proteins:
- the mcf2la gene encoding guanine nucleotide exchange factor DBS isoform X5, with protein sequence MKVVMLSSVTELHAYIDPGQLTTELGGTQEYCNESWISHRTAIEAFALMVKTTAHTLQAFGTELAETEMPNDAEVTTSLLQSHSLKKDKMKEDLQVSQSQGARLLDCINEPFQNDTEYHMTHDELENLATVQRLLGQLDETETAFDDFWERHRSKLEQCLQLRHFEQHFREVRSKLDSTSERLCGFSEVSVNPAHAEHVLRELSSHEEKAFEVLDYALSLASEGDRLIESAHYAEDSIRPKCCELRVVCEEISSTLRDKKNLLLRTMELHHTLDKASRWCEEGIYLLASQPVDRCQSQDGAEAALKELERYLDTASLHALVDCSAIYCQYEAVVTTQLRDQVEQIFQKQSSVQEMFEKRRVSLKKLAAKQTRPVQPVAPRPEVKSPLSSPNQQRKERRYSADNALNRKVESPVPNGNTRHASLSEEDENLAVLRRHVMNELLETERAYVEELLCVLEGYAAEMENPSLAHLMPSTLLSKKDILFGNMSEIYQFHKRTFLKELEAYTNCPELVGRCFLERMKDLQIYEAYCQNKPRSESLWRQCSDCAFFQECQKKLEHKLGLDSYLLKPVQRITKYQLLLKELLKYSKGCDGSDDLQEALSSILGILKAVNDSMHLIAITGYEGNLAELGRLLMQGSFSVWTEHKKGHAKVKDFARFKPMQRHLFLHEKALLFCKKREENGEGYEKAPSYSFKHSLNMSAVGITENAKGDNKKFEVWCNSREEVFIVQAPTPEIKSSWVTEIRKVLTRQLKACRDASQNKSCDSPNNSSNSPVSLSPFRSNSQKNPKKTEEKKVEANLVPENSASLSKPKDETVTSPSADRSSVAKKRFTLQGFSNLKSPKGSGLSPEHSAKRHLVKSDPTPFGFKGWTKVSLSVDASEENDGYSSGEEPLNSDTEDDVGQKLIPGKYTVVADSEKAGPQEVSVKSGDVVQLIREGDEGQWFVKNIRSNKEGWMAQANLLNLISESRSSQSLSSSDDSVSGNISTSSSCSETYTSFSDIKP encoded by the exons GAGGACCTACAGGTATCGCAATCTCAAGGCGCACGCCTATTGGACTGCATTAATGAACCGTTTCAGAATGACACGGAGTACCACATGACCCACGATGAGCTGGAAAACCTAGCCACTGTACAACG ACTGCTGGGTCAACTGGATGAGACCGAGACGGCGTTCGATGACTTCTGGGAACGCCACCGCTCCAAGTTAGAGCAGTGCTTGCAGCTTCGCCATTTTGAGCAGCACTTCCGTGAA GTACGCTCCAAACTTGATTCCACGTCGGAGCGGCTATGCGGTTTCTCGGAGGTCAGTGTCAATCCTGCCCATGCCGAGCACGTCCTTCGAGAGCTCAGCAGTCACGAGGAAAAGGCCTTc GAGGTTTTGGACTACGCCCTTTCACTTGCCAGTGAAGGCGACCGGCTGATCGAAAGCGCTCATTATGCTGAGGATTCCATTCGGCCAAAATGCTGCGAGCTTAGAGTAGTCTGTGAGGAGATCAGCTCCACGTTGAGAGACAAGAAGAACCTCCTTCTAAGAACAATGGAGCTTCACCACACCTTGGACAAG GCTTCCCGTTGGTGCGAAGAGGGAATTTACCTTTTGGCGAGCCAACCAGTGGACCGATGTCAGTCTCAAGATGGAGCCGAAGCTGCGCTCAAAGAATTGGAACGATACCTGGATACAGCATCTCTACACGCCCTCGTTGACTGCAGCGCCATCTACTGCCAGTATGAGGCGGTGGTCACTACCCAGCTCAGG GATCAAGTAGAGCAGATTTTCCAGAAGCAAAGCTCTGTCCAGGAGATGTTTGAGAAGAGACGTGTTAGCCTGAAAAAACTTGCCGCCAAGCAAACACGACCAGTTCAGCCAGTGGCTCCAAGACCAGAAGTCAAGTCCCCATTGTCATCTCcca ACCAACAGAGAAAAGAGAGAAGATACTCGGCAGATAATGCCCTGAATAGAAAG GTGGAGTCTCCCGTACCCAACGGCAACACCAGACACGCATCCCTTTCCGAGGAAGACGAAAACCTGGCCGTGCTTCGACG TCACGTGATGAATGAACTGCTGGAGACCGAACGAGCCTACGTTGAGgagcttttgtgtgttttagag GGTTATGCAGCTGAGATGGAAAATCCTTCCCTAGCTCATCTCATGCCCAGTACGCTGCTGAGTAAGAAAGACATCCTTTTTGGAAACATGTCCGAAATCTATCAGTTTCATAAAAG GACATTTCTGAAGGAATTGGAGGCTTACACTAACTGCCCTGAACTTGTGGGCCGCTGCTTTTTAGAAAGA ATGAAGGACCTACAAATCTACGAGGCTTACTGCCAGAATAAACCTCGCTCTGAAAGTTTATGGCGACAGTGTTCGGATTGTGCCTTCTTTCAG GAGTGTCAGAAAAAGTTGGAACATAAACTAGGATTGGACTCCTACCTACTTAAACCTGTCCAGAGAATTACCAAGTACCAGCTGCTGCTAAAG GAGTTGTTAAAGTACAGTAAAGGTTGTGATGGCAGTGATGATCTCCAAGAAGCTCTCTCCTCCATTTTGGGCATCTTGAAGGCAGTCAATGACTCCATGCATCTCATCGCTATTACAGGCTACGAG ggcAACCTTGCCGAGCTTGGTCGTTTACTAATGCAAGGCTCCTTCAGCGTGTGGACGGAGCACAAGAAGGGGCATGCCAAAGTGAAGGACTTTGCAAGGTTCAAGCCCATGCAGAGGCATCTGTTCCTACATGAGAAGGCGCTGCTCTTTTGCAAGAAGAGGGAGGAGAATGGCGAGGGATACGAAAAAGCTCCATCGTACAGCTTTAAACATTCTCTCAAT ATGAGTGCAGTGGGAATTACAGAGAATGCAAAAGGAGACAATAAGAAGTTTGAGGTTTGGTGCAATTCAAGAGAAGAGGTCTTCATTGTCCAG GCTCCAACACCTGAGATCAAATCATCATGGGTGACTGAGATTCGAAAAGTTCTTACCCGACAGCTCAAAGCTTGCAGAG ATGCCAGCCAAAATAAGAGCTGTGACTCCCCAAACAACTCCTCCAACAGCCCTGTCTCCCTCAG TCCTTTCCGGAGTAATAGTCAGAAGAATCCTAAAAAAACAGAGGAAAAGAAAGTGGAGGCGAACCTTGTGCCTGAAAACAGCGCTTCACTTTCCAAACCCAAAG ATGAGACGGTGACAAGTCCGAGCGCGGACAGGTCCTCAGTGGCTAAAAAGCGTTTTACTTTGCAGGGCTTCAGCAATCTCAAGAGTCCTAAAG GCTCGGGCCTAAGCCCAGAGCACAGTGCCAAGCGTCACTTGGTCAAGAGTGACCCGACTCCGTTTGGGTTCAAAG GCTGGACCAAAGTCTCGCTCTCGGTGGATGCCTCTGAGGAGAATGATGGCTACTCAAGTGGCGAGGAGCCGTTGAATTCTGACACTGAAGATGATGTTGGACAGAAGCTG ATTCCAGGGAAGTACACGGTGGTAGCAGACTCCGAGAAGGCGGGACCTCAGGAGGTGTCAGTCAAGAGTGGAGATGTGGTGCAGCTCATCAGAGAAGGAGACGAGGGACAATG GTTTGTGAAGAACATTCGCAGTAATAAGGAAGGCTGGATGGCACAGGCAAACCTACTGAACTTGATTTCTGAGTCCAGATCATCTCAATCACTCAGCAGCTCAG ATGACAGTGTCTCTGGAAATATTAGCACGTCCTCCAGTTGCAGTGAGACCTACACCAGCTTCTCAGATATCAAACCCTGA